In the genome of Bacteroidota bacterium, one region contains:
- a CDS encoding hybrid sensor histidine kinase/response regulator, which produces MSKPVILCVDDESIILNALKDQLQRKFSTEYDIENSDSGSDALEYIQELIADKIDVPLVIADYIMPGMRGDELLKNVHELSPNTLNILLTGQANIEGVTNAVNYASLYRYMSKPWDEDDLELTVKEALKSFYQKREIHQKNEELQELNASLEVKVQERTVELRALNATKDKFFSIIAHDLKNPFNALLGFSTLLLDDYDNFTDADRIDLIQTMSDASNNAYKLLQNLLEWSRSQTGSIQWEPDAISLHDIVTATIDLLSNGASVKEISINAIILPNIVVWADANMATTVIRNLISNALKYTPKGGEIRVYSKKTDKEIEVTIEDNGVGINETDKEKLFRIDVNHSTSGTNNEQGTGLGLILCKEFVEKNGGKIWVESIEGKGSKFKFTLPLYKEKQAKN; this is translated from the coding sequence ATGTCAAAACCAGTAATATTATGTGTTGATGATGAGTCGATCATCCTGAATGCATTAAAAGATCAGTTACAAAGAAAATTCAGTACCGAGTATGATATTGAAAACAGTGATAGTGGTTCAGATGCACTTGAATATATTCAAGAATTAATTGCCGATAAAATAGATGTTCCACTCGTTATCGCTGATTATATTATGCCAGGTATGAGAGGTGATGAATTATTGAAAAATGTTCATGAACTATCTCCGAATACCCTAAATATTTTATTGACAGGTCAGGCTAATATAGAAGGTGTTACCAATGCTGTCAACTATGCGTCCCTATACAGGTATATGTCCAAACCATGGGATGAGGACGACCTTGAATTAACAGTGAAAGAAGCCTTAAAAAGTTTTTATCAGAAACGTGAAATTCATCAGAAAAATGAAGAACTTCAAGAATTGAATGCTTCTCTTGAAGTTAAGGTTCAGGAACGTACAGTTGAATTAAGAGCTTTAAATGCAACTAAGGATAAATTCTTTTCCATTATCGCTCACGATTTAAAAAATCCTTTTAATGCGCTGCTGGGATTTTCTACTTTGCTTCTCGACGACTATGATAATTTTACCGATGCCGACAGAATTGATCTCATCCAAACTATGAGCGATGCATCTAATAACGCCTATAAACTGCTCCAAAACTTACTTGAATGGTCAAGATCTCAAACCGGCAGCATACAATGGGAACCTGATGCCATCTCCTTACACGATATTGTTACAGCCACGATCGATTTATTATCAAACGGAGCCTCCGTAAAAGAAATTTCAATCAATGCAATTATTCTTCCCAATATAGTCGTATGGGCTGATGCCAATATGGCTACAACAGTAATTCGCAACCTTATCTCAAATGCACTTAAATACACTCCAAAAGGTGGTGAAATTAGGGTTTATTCGAAAAAAACTGATAAGGAAATTGAAGTTACCATTGAAGATAATGGGGTTGGAATTAATGAAACCGATAAAGAAAAATTATTTCGTATTGATGTAAATCACTCCACTTCAGGAACTAATAACGAACAAGGCACAGGCTTAGGGCTTATCTTATGTAAAGAGTTTGTAGAGAAGAATGGAGGTAAAATCTGGGTTGAATCCATTGAAGGAAAAGGGAGCAAATTCAAATTCACTTTACCTTTGTATAAAGAAAAGCAAGCTAAAAACTAA